The window CAAAATCGGACTTCACTAGCCCTGACACATCACCAGTCTTCTCTAGTGCGAAAGCCGCTTCCTCGAAAGCTGGATCCATCACGTCACGCTCAATCCAACCTAGATCGCCGCCATTTTCAGCGCTGCCAAAATCATCAGACTTTTCCTCTGCAAGTTTTGCAAAATCAGCTCCGCTGTTCAGTTCTTCTAGAATCGCTTGAGCTTTGGCTTCATCATCACCTTCGACAAGAATATGCGCGACACGACGCTGCTCTTCTGAAGAGTATTTATTAAGATGCTCGGCGTAGTACTGCTTAACTTCTTCGTCAGATACTTCAATCTGTTTTTTCAAAGCTTCAGCAGACAGCTCAACATAAGCCACTTTAGCCTGTTCAGGGCGAGTAAAGTTATCTTGGTTGACTTTGTAATATTCTTGAATCTCTTCGTCCGTTAACTTTACGTTTTTCGCAAACTCTTCGGAATCGATAGTAATCGTGCGGATATCACGAGTTTGAGTGAAAAGCTTACCCTGCACCTCGACTTCACCTGGCAGTGTAAACTCACTGGTTTGCAGAGCATTCAGCAACTGCTCACGAACTAGCTCACGACGCATGTATTCTGCAAAAGTATCTGGAGAGAAACCTGCGCGACGTAAAGATGCTTGGTAGATTTCCTGGTCGAATTGGCCATTCGACTGGAACTGAGGCATGTCCAGAATCATGCTACGAACCTGTTCATCGCTAATACGAAGACCAAGCGCTTCTGCTTGTTGGTCAAGCAACACATCATTGATCATACGGTCAAGAACTGATTTGCGGAAAGATTCAACGTATGCCGGATCCGCCAGCATTTGAGAGAAGTAGTCACCCAGCTGAGCTTGCATGCGATTACGCTCATTTTGGTAAGCCATCTCGAACTCGCCACGAGGGATATCCGTGTTACCAACTTTCGCCGCTGCGTTGTTACTGCCACCAACAATGTAACTACCTACACCCGCGAATACGAAAGACAGGATGATAAGCCCAAGGATAATTTTGACCGCGATGCTATTCACGCCTTCGCGTAGTCGATCCATCATAATTTAATTGCTCTCCACAATTGAAGCCTACTGCTTCTATCTAATAGAAATAATGCCGCAATAGTACCAGAAAAAGAAATGCGCATCAGTATGATGCGCATAATTTAAGAAAGTTCGGCCCGAAGTTTGTAAATTTTTGTTCGCAACGAATTGTTTGAGCAAAAGTTATTCAAATAGCCTTTATAGAGTCAAAGCTCTATGATTAGTTTACTGAATCTTTTAATGCTTTACCTGCTTTGAATGCTGGTACTTTTGCTTCTGCGATTTGGATTTCTTCACCAGTCTTTGGATTGCGGCCAGTACGTGCAGCACGAGTACGAACGCTGAAAGTACCGAAGCCAACTAGAGCAACTTGATCACCCGTTTGAAGCGTCCCACTTACTGCTTCAATGAATGCGTCTAACGCACGACCCGCAGACGCTTTAGAAATATCTGCATTTTCTGCGATTTGTTCAACTAACTGAGTTTTATTCACTGTAATTTCCCCTTTGTGCCATCTGTGATTATTTTTGTGATGACGTTTCGTTCCATAATTAATAAATATGCCTCACCCCTTATCCATAAAGGGCTGAGAGCTATCAAAACTAACTTAGCTCCCTAAAAAAACGCTGACAAGCCTTTTTAAGCTCATCAGCGTAAACTTTTATTTATTTTTGCTGCACATCACTATTTTTTAGCTTCAAACTCAACGCCTGTCGGGTCTCGCTCGAGTGCAACTTTCAGTACTTCATCAATCCACTGAACCGGGATAACTGTCAGATCTGCGATAACATTCTCTGGAATCTCTTCCAAATCACGCTCGTTATCTTTTGGAATCAGTACCGTTTTAATGCCGCCACGATGTGCCGCAAGTAATTTTTCTTTTAGACCACCGATAGGCAGAACTTCACCACGCAGCGTAATTTCGCCCGTCATCGCGACTTCAGCTTTCACTGGGTTACCCGTCAACGCAGATACCAGAGCAGTACACATCGCTGTACCAGCACTTGGGCCATCTTTTGGTGTTGCGCCTTCAGGTACGTGAACATGGATGTCTTTCTTCTCGTAGAAATCGGTGTTAATACCCAGTTTTTCCGCACGAGAACGAACGACCGTCATTGCTGCCTGAATAGACTCTTGCATGACATCGCCAAGTGAACCGGTTTGCGTCAGTTTACCTTTACCCGGCATAGACTGAGTTTCAATCGTTAGCAGATCGCCGCCGACTTCAGTCCAAGCCAAACCAGTTACCTGACCAATACGGTTGCTTTCATCAGCCTTACCATAGTCAAAACGCTGAACACCTAGGTATTCTTTCAGGTTGTCCATCGAAACAGTGACTGACTTGATGTCTTTATCCAATAGGATGTTTTTCACTGCTTTGCGGCAGATCTTAGAAATTTCACGCTCTAGACTACGTACACCAGCTTCACGCGTGTAGTAACGAATAATGCCTACAATTGCCGAGTCTTCGATAACAATCTCGTTTGGCTTCAAACCATTACGTTGCAGTTGTTTATCGACCAAATGGCGCTTAGCGATGTTCAGTTTCTCATCTTCTGTGTAACCAGAAAGACGAATGACTTCCATACGGTCAAGAAGCGGACCAGGAATATTCATTGAGTTAGACGTCGCTACGAACATCACGTCGGAGAGATCGTAATCCACTTCTAGATAGTGATCGTTGAACGAGTTGTTTTGCTCTGGATCCAGTACTTCTAGCAGTGCAGATGCTGGGTCGCCACGCATGTCAGACGACATCTTGTCGATCTCATCAAGAAGGAATAGCGGGTTTCTAACCCCAACTTTAGACATTTTCTGGATAAGCTTACCCGGTAGTGAACCGATGTAGGTACGACGGTGACCACGGATCTCAGCTTCATCACGCACGCCACCAAGCGCCATACGAACGTACTTACGGCCAGTTGCAGAAGCAATCGAACGGCCTAGAGACGTTTTACCCACACCAGGAGGTCCAACAAGACAAAGGATCGGGCCTTTTAGCTTGTTAATACGGTTTTGTACTGCTAAGTATTCTAGAATGCGCTCTTTAACGCGCTCCAGACCGTAATGGTCTTCGTTCAGAATCTCTTCCGCTTTAGCCAGATTCTTCTTCACTTTAGAACGTTTAGCCCAAGGAACGCTCACCATCCAATCGATGTAGCTACGAACGACTGTTGCTTCTGCAGACATTGGAGACATCATCTTAAGCTTTTGCAGCTCTTGTTCTGTCTTTTCGCGCGCCTCTTGAGGCATCTTTGATTCTTCAATTTTATTTTGCAGCGTTTCGAACTCATCCGGCGCGTCTTCCATCTCACCCAGTTCTTTCTGAATCGCTTTCATTTGCTCATTCAGATAGTACTCACGCTGAGACTTTTCCATTTGCTTTTTAACGCGGCCACGGATGCGTTTTTCAACTTGTAGCAGATCGATCTCTGATTCCATTTGGCCCATAAGGAATTCCAAACGCTCAGTGACATCGATGATCTCAAGCACTTGTTGCTTGTCTACCAGTTTTAGTGGCATATGAGCTGCGATGGTATCTGCTAGACGAGCAGCTTCATCAATCCCATTTAACGAAGTCAGTACTTCTGGCGGGATCTTTTTGTTTAGCTTGATAAAGCCTTCGAACTGGTTGATCGCACTACGAACTATGACTTCTTGCTCACGCTCGTCCAGCTCAGGGGTCACGATGAACTCTGCCTCAGCTAAGAAAAAGTCGCTCTCTTTAAAGTGATTAATCTTCGCACGTTGCTGACCTTCAACCAGTACTTTTACTGTGCCATCAGGAAGCTTTAAAAGCTGAAGAATGGTGGCTACCGTACCTACGTCGAATAGGTCGTCAACCGTTGGCTCGTCAGTATCCGCTTGCTTTTGTGCCACAAGCAGAACTTGTTTGTTTGTTTCCATCGCCGTCTCTAGACAGCTAATCGACTTTTCACGACCAACAAACAATGGAATGACCATGTGCGGGTAGACCACTACGTCACGTAGAGGTAGTACCGGGATCTCGATACTCTCGGAACGTTCCAAGTTCATATAATTCTCTCTTCCGCTTTCACATTTAACGTATTACTTAAGGCAGTATATGGGGGCTAATTGTTTGGATTCAATAAGAGAAATAAAAAAAGGAGGTAATTACTTACCTCCTTTTTATTCATGGCTTGATTTACTCTGCTCCAGCAGCCTGATTATCGGCGTTGCTGTAAATTAGCAGCGGTTCTGACTCACCATTGATGACGGATTCATCAATAACTACTTTGCTCACATCGGTTGCAGATGGTAGCTCGTACATGGTTTCAAGCAGAACACCTTCTAAAATTGAACGTAGACCACGAGCACCTGTTTTACGCTCCATCGCTTTCTTAGCAATCGCGCGTAGTGCGTCTTCGCGGAACTCAAGCT is drawn from uncultured Vibrio sp. and contains these coding sequences:
- the ppiD gene encoding peptidylprolyl isomerase → MMDRLREGVNSIAVKIILGLIILSFVFAGVGSYIVGGSNNAAAKVGNTDIPRGEFEMAYQNERNRMQAQLGDYFSQMLADPAYVESFRKSVLDRMINDVLLDQQAEALGLRISDEQVRSMILDMPQFQSNGQFDQEIYQASLRRAGFSPDTFAEYMRRELVREQLLNALQTSEFTLPGEVEVQGKLFTQTRDIRTITIDSEEFAKNVKLTDEEIQEYYKVNQDNFTRPEQAKVAYVELSAEALKKQIEVSDEEVKQYYAEHLNKYSSEEQRRVAHILVEGDDEAKAQAILEELNSGADFAKLAEEKSDDFGSAENGGDLGWIERDVMDPAFEEAAFALEKTGDVSGLVKSDFGYHIIKLEELKDSVAKPLAEVAAEIKQELVDQKAIDKFYELQNELERVAFEFPDSLIDASEAVNQEVKTTDFVSQEDAPEVLRNPAVMQAILSPEVKEDGLNSEAIEVAPEHIIVVRVEDSRPETVLPLDEVKEQVVTELSRVKGEQGALELGTKVVSALKEGKTDILAENNLVFGEQETVDRRSPYAQTVFAMAKPAEGKPVYAQSKDLEGNVVVIELDAVTSELDSALEDQVAVQMARSSSQQDLSSVLAVLRANTDIEYFVVSN
- a CDS encoding HU family DNA-binding protein is translated as MNKTQLVEQIAENADISKASAGRALDAFIEAVSGTLQTGDQVALVGFGTFSVRTRAARTGRNPKTGEEIQIAEAKVPAFKAGKALKDSVN
- the lon gene encoding endopeptidase La, which produces MNLERSESIEIPVLPLRDVVVYPHMVIPLFVGREKSISCLETAMETNKQVLLVAQKQADTDEPTVDDLFDVGTVATILQLLKLPDGTVKVLVEGQQRAKINHFKESDFFLAEAEFIVTPELDEREQEVIVRSAINQFEGFIKLNKKIPPEVLTSLNGIDEAARLADTIAAHMPLKLVDKQQVLEIIDVTERLEFLMGQMESEIDLLQVEKRIRGRVKKQMEKSQREYYLNEQMKAIQKELGEMEDAPDEFETLQNKIEESKMPQEAREKTEQELQKLKMMSPMSAEATVVRSYIDWMVSVPWAKRSKVKKNLAKAEEILNEDHYGLERVKERILEYLAVQNRINKLKGPILCLVGPPGVGKTSLGRSIASATGRKYVRMALGGVRDEAEIRGHRRTYIGSLPGKLIQKMSKVGVRNPLFLLDEIDKMSSDMRGDPASALLEVLDPEQNNSFNDHYLEVDYDLSDVMFVATSNSMNIPGPLLDRMEVIRLSGYTEDEKLNIAKRHLVDKQLQRNGLKPNEIVIEDSAIVGIIRYYTREAGVRSLEREISKICRKAVKNILLDKDIKSVTVSMDNLKEYLGVQRFDYGKADESNRIGQVTGLAWTEVGGDLLTIETQSMPGKGKLTQTGSLGDVMQESIQAAMTVVRSRAEKLGINTDFYEKKDIHVHVPEGATPKDGPSAGTAMCTALVSALTGNPVKAEVAMTGEITLRGEVLPIGGLKEKLLAAHRGGIKTVLIPKDNERDLEEIPENVIADLTVIPVQWIDEVLKVALERDPTGVEFEAKK